In one Chlamydia sp. BM-2023 genomic region, the following are encoded:
- the nusA gene encoding transcription termination factor NusA, with protein sequence MNKDLVAIFDYMEKEKGIQRPIIISAIESALKIAAKKTLRDDANVSVNINSRTGDIEVFCEKEIVDVCQNPSKEIPLDKAREYDPECEIGQYMDVPFVSEHFGRIAAHAARQIIGQKLRHAERDVIYEEYRHRVNEILSGIVKRFAKGSNLVIDLGKVEGLLPSRFYPRTEKHKIGDKIYALLYEVQESENGGAEVILSRSHAEFVKQLFLQEVPELEEGSVEIVKIAREAGYRTKLAVSSSDPKTDPVGAFVGMRGSRVKNIIRELNDEKIDIVNYSPVPTELLQNLLCPIEIQKIAILEDDKVIAIVVHDADYATVIGKRGINARLISQILDYELEVQRMSEYNKLLEIQRLQLAEFDNPQLDEPLEMEGISKLVVQNLVHAGYDTIRKVLLASANDLASVPGISLELAYKILEQVSKYGEGKVDEKPKIED encoded by the coding sequence ATGAATAAAGATCTTGTAGCTATTTTTGACTACATGGAAAAGGAAAAAGGAATTCAACGCCCTATTATCATAAGTGCCATTGAATCAGCCTTAAAAATTGCAGCAAAAAAAACACTAAGAGATGATGCTAACGTTTCTGTAAATATTAATTCTCGAACGGGTGATATAGAAGTTTTTTGCGAAAAAGAAATCGTAGACGTCTGTCAAAATCCCAGCAAAGAAATTCCTTTAGACAAGGCTCGCGAATACGATCCAGAGTGTGAAATCGGTCAGTACATGGACGTGCCGTTCGTTTCCGAACATTTTGGAAGAATTGCAGCCCACGCAGCTCGACAAATTATAGGTCAAAAGTTACGTCATGCAGAAAGAGACGTTATCTATGAAGAATATCGACATAGAGTTAACGAGATTCTTTCTGGAATTGTTAAGCGATTTGCAAAAGGGTCAAATTTAGTTATAGATTTGGGGAAAGTCGAAGGTTTACTGCCCTCTCGCTTTTATCCTAGAACAGAAAAGCATAAAATTGGGGATAAGATTTATGCCCTATTATATGAAGTTCAGGAATCTGAAAATGGTGGTGCTGAAGTTATTCTCAGCCGTAGTCATGCGGAGTTTGTTAAGCAACTTTTCCTCCAAGAAGTCCCAGAATTAGAAGAAGGTTCTGTTGAAATTGTTAAAATTGCCCGTGAAGCAGGCTATAGAACCAAACTAGCTGTAAGCTCATCTGATCCAAAAACGGATCCTGTAGGAGCTTTTGTTGGTATGAGAGGTTCTCGAGTAAAAAATATTATTCGTGAGCTAAACGACGAGAAAATAGATATTGTAAACTATTCTCCCGTACCTACAGAATTACTGCAAAATTTGCTTTGTCCCATAGAAATTCAAAAAATTGCCATCTTAGAAGATGACAAAGTTATTGCTATAGTTGTTCACGATGCTGACTACGCAACAGTTATAGGCAAACGAGGAATTAATGCTCGATTGATTAGTCAAATCTTAGACTATGAGCTCGAGGTCCAACGTATGAGCGAATACAATAAACTATTAGAAATTCAACGCCTGCAACTAGCGGAATTTGACAACCCTCAATTAGATGAGCCGTTAGAAATGGAAGGCATTAGTAAGTTGGTTGTTCAAAATCTTGTTCACGCGGGATACGACACGATCAGAAAGGTATTATTAGCCAGTGCTAATGATCTTGCTTCTGTTCCTGGAATCAGTTTAGAACTTGCTTATAAGATCCTTGAGCAAGTCAGCAAATATGGAGAAGGCAAAGTTGACGAAAAACCTAAAATTGAAGATTAA
- the rpsA gene encoding 30S ribosomal protein S1, giving the protein MPKQSEYTWGSKKILDNIDCLSEDVVEFKDLLYSTHGITSSDEEPTSEIQPGAILKGTVVDINKDFVVVDVGLKSEGAIPMSEFIDSSEGLVLGAEVEVYLDQTEDEEGKVVLSREKATRQRQWEHILAHCEEGSIVKGQIIRKVKGGLIVDIGMEAFLPGSQIDNKKIKNLDDYVGKVCEFKILKINIDRRNVVVSRRELLEAERISKKAELIEQITIGEYRKGVVKNITDFGVFLDLDGIDGLLHITDMTWKRIRHPSEMVELNQELEVIILSVDKEKGRVALGLKQKEHNPWEDIEKKYPPGKRVIGKIVKLLPYGAFIEIEEGIEGLIHVSEMSWVKNVVDPSEVVNKGDEVEAIVLSIQKEEGKISLGLKQTEHNPWDNIEEKYPIGLHVHAEIKNLTNYGAFVELEPGIEGLIHISDMSWIKKVSHPSELFKKGSTVEAVILSVDKESKKITLGVKQLSSNPWNEIEAMFPTGSVISGVVTKITAFGAFVELQNGIEGLIHVSELSEKPFAKIEDIISIGDSVSAKVIKLDPDHKKVSLSVKEYLADEQRDRMGSDFSNLDLDDLVCSDKKKKGK; this is encoded by the coding sequence ATGCCAAAACAATCTGAATACACTTGGGGATCCAAAAAAATTCTTGATAATATAGATTGCCTCTCGGAAGACGTAGTTGAATTCAAAGACCTTCTCTACTCAACTCACGGAATTACTTCAAGCGACGAGGAACCTACCAGTGAGATACAACCTGGCGCCATCCTAAAAGGTACTGTAGTTGATATCAATAAAGACTTCGTGGTTGTTGACGTGGGTTTAAAATCCGAAGGCGCCATCCCGATGTCGGAGTTTATAGATTCTTCTGAAGGCTTAGTTCTCGGTGCCGAAGTAGAAGTATATTTAGATCAAACCGAGGACGAAGAAGGAAAAGTTGTTTTATCTAGGGAAAAAGCTACTCGCCAACGACAATGGGAACATATTCTAGCTCATTGTGAAGAAGGCTCTATCGTCAAAGGACAAATTATACGCAAAGTCAAAGGTGGTCTGATTGTTGATATTGGCATGGAGGCCTTTCTTCCTGGGTCACAAATCGACAATAAAAAAATTAAAAACTTAGACGATTACGTTGGAAAAGTCTGCGAATTTAAAATATTAAAGATCAATATTGATAGAAGAAATGTTGTGGTCTCAAGAAGAGAATTACTTGAAGCAGAACGCATTTCCAAAAAAGCAGAACTTATCGAACAAATCACTATTGGTGAATATCGTAAAGGGGTTGTTAAAAACATCACAGATTTCGGTGTATTCTTAGATCTTGATGGTATTGACGGTCTACTGCACATCACAGACATGACATGGAAGCGTATCCGCCATCCATCCGAAATGGTAGAGCTTAATCAAGAGCTCGAAGTTATTATTCTCAGTGTTGACAAAGAAAAAGGACGTGTTGCTTTAGGACTTAAACAAAAAGAGCACAATCCTTGGGAAGACATTGAGAAGAAATACCCTCCAGGAAAACGTGTTATTGGTAAAATTGTTAAACTTCTTCCTTACGGAGCCTTTATTGAAATCGAAGAAGGTATCGAAGGTTTAATCCACGTATCCGAGATGTCTTGGGTTAAAAACGTTGTTGATCCTAGCGAAGTCGTAAATAAAGGCGATGAAGTTGAGGCAATCGTTTTATCCATCCAGAAAGAGGAAGGTAAAATCTCCTTAGGTTTAAAACAAACAGAACACAATCCTTGGGACAACATCGAAGAAAAATATCCGATTGGTCTACATGTACATGCAGAAATTAAAAACCTCACCAATTACGGAGCTTTCGTTGAACTAGAGCCCGGTATTGAAGGGTTGATCCATATTTCTGATATGAGTTGGATTAAAAAGGTATCACATCCTTCCGAGCTCTTCAAAAAAGGTAGCACTGTTGAAGCTGTTATTCTATCCGTAGACAAAGAAAGTAAAAAAATCACTCTTGGAGTCAAACAACTAAGTTCGAATCCTTGGAATGAAATTGAAGCAATGTTCCCTACAGGAAGCGTTATTTCAGGTGTTGTAACTAAAATTACAGCATTTGGGGCATTCGTAGAGCTGCAAAACGGGATCGAAGGATTGATCCACGTATCTGAACTTTCTGAAAAGCCGTTTGCAAAAATTGAAGATATTATCTCAATTGGCGACTCGGTTTCTGCGAAGGTAATTAAATTAGATCCTGACCACAAGAAAGTATCTCTTTCAGTTAAAGAATACTTAGCTGACGAACAACGAGATCGTATGGGATCGGATTTTAGCAATTTGGACTTAGACGACCTAGTCTGTTCAGATAAAAAGAAAAAAGGGAAATAA
- the trxB gene encoding thioredoxin-disulfide reductase, which yields MAHAKVIIMGSGPAGYTAAIYASRALLSPILFEGFFSGIAGGQLMTTTEVENFPGFPEGVFGQQLMESMKQQASRFGTQILPKDVTSVDFSTRPFTIVSNEEKYTCDTCIIATGASARRLEIPGAADNEFWQKGVTACAVCDGASPIFKNKDLYVIGGGDSALEEAMFLTRYGKHVYIVHRRDVLRASKVMIKKAEANEKITFLWNSEIVKISGDNVVRSVDILNNISNEISSKEAAGVFFAIGHKPNTDFIGGQLTLDSHGYIVTEKGSCRTSIPGVFAAGDVQDKYYRQAITAAGSGCMAALEAERFLD from the coding sequence ATGGCTCACGCTAAAGTAATTATTATGGGCTCAGGTCCTGCAGGTTATACTGCCGCGATTTATGCTTCAAGAGCACTTTTAAGTCCTATTTTATTTGAAGGCTTTTTTTCTGGCATCGCTGGTGGTCAATTAATGACGACTACCGAGGTAGAAAACTTTCCAGGGTTTCCTGAAGGGGTATTCGGGCAACAATTAATGGAGAGTATGAAACAACAAGCGAGTCGCTTTGGAACCCAGATTCTTCCAAAAGATGTTACTTCTGTCGATTTCAGCACACGTCCTTTTACTATAGTTTCTAATGAGGAAAAATATACCTGTGATACATGTATTATAGCAACGGGAGCTTCAGCAAGACGTCTAGAAATTCCTGGAGCTGCTGATAACGAATTTTGGCAAAAAGGCGTTACAGCTTGTGCTGTATGTGACGGAGCCTCTCCTATTTTTAAAAACAAAGATTTGTATGTGATTGGTGGGGGGGATTCTGCTTTAGAGGAAGCAATGTTTTTAACTCGCTATGGAAAGCATGTGTACATTGTTCATAGAAGAGATGTTTTGAGAGCATCGAAGGTTATGATTAAAAAGGCAGAAGCTAATGAAAAAATTACTTTTTTGTGGAATAGCGAGATAGTTAAAATTTCTGGAGATAATGTTGTGCGCTCCGTTGATATTTTAAATAATATTTCCAATGAAATTTCTTCCAAAGAGGCTGCTGGTGTCTTTTTTGCTATTGGGCACAAACCAAATACAGATTTTATAGGCGGGCAATTGACTTTAGATAGTCATGGCTACATTGTGACAGAAAAAGGGTCTTGTAGGACCTCTATCCCGGGGGTTTTCGCAGCGGGAGATGTTCAAGATAAATACTATAGACAGGCCATTACTGCTGCAGGTAGTGGGTGTATGGCTGCTTTAGAGGCGGAGCGTTTTTTAGACTAA
- the acpS gene encoding holo-ACP synthase, whose product MQIAHIGTDIIEISRIRKAIETYGQRVLNRIFTRQEQEYCLKQTNPYPSFAARFAGKEAVAKALGTGIGKVVGWKDIEILKSSKQPEVLLPSGMYKELGISKVLLSISHSREYATAVAITLV is encoded by the coding sequence ATGCAAATTGCACATATAGGGACAGATATTATTGAAATTTCCCGCATACGCAAAGCCATAGAAACTTACGGCCAAAGAGTATTAAATAGAATTTTCACAAGGCAAGAGCAAGAATATTGTTTAAAACAAACAAATCCCTACCCTTCATTTGCAGCAAGATTTGCTGGGAAAGAGGCCGTGGCTAAAGCTTTAGGAACAGGTATAGGAAAGGTTGTTGGTTGGAAAGACATAGAGATTCTTAAATCGTCAAAACAACCAGAAGTACTTTTACCTTCAGGGATGTATAAGGAACTAGGAATCTCTAAGGTGCTATTATCAATCAGCCATAGTCGCGAGTACGCTACAGCCGTGGCTATTACGTTAGTCTAA